From the genome of Brachionichthys hirsutus isolate HB-005 chromosome 9, CSIRO-AGI_Bhir_v1, whole genome shotgun sequence:
CTCCTCTTGTGTTACcggtagctcctcctgttttaccggtagctcctcctcttttacCGGTAGCTCCTCTTGTGTTACcggtagctcctcctgttttaccggtagctcctcctgttttaccggtagctcctcctgttttaccggtagctcctcctgttttaccggtagctcctcctgttttaccGGTAGCTCCTCTTGTGTTACcggtagctcctcctgttttaccggtagctcctcctgttttaccggtagctcctcctgttttaccGGTAGCTCCTCTTGTGTTAATCTTTGAacgtatttttttctttacagtcGGACAGTCATCAAACTCCGCCTTACTCACCACAATCTCCAGCGGTCTCCCAGACCTCCGGCTCCCCCCAGCCCTGTCCCGTGAAGACCggtcctgctggtcctgctggtcctgctggtcccCTGAATCAACCTGCTCATCCACAGCTTCCCCGGGCTCTCTTCAGATTCCCCTCCCCCCATCCTGGCCCGTACCACGCTGGAGCACTCGCTCCACTGGGACTTCTGCCACCCCCCCAACATCAGTCACATCAAACGCGTCACCCGGTCCAGATCCCTTCCACGGCCTGGCCAATCCACGGACCAGTCCTTACATCGTCCTCCTCCACAGCCCCCTCCCCACCCGGCCTCAAATTCAGTCTTCTCTCTGGGAGTCCCAGTGGCTCGGGGGGCAACGGCGGCCCCCTGAGCCTGAACGACCCCAGTATCATCTTTGCCCAGCCAGCAGGGGGGCAGCTGGGCCTCAGTGGGGCAGGACGGGAGGGACACTGGCTCAACCACCTGGGACAACCGGGATCACTCCTGGGGAGCGGCACTGTGGTCAAGCCAGGTAGCGAAATAATAACGAATGCAGCTAgagaatgctaatgctaacgctagcgaTAAGGCTGTCAAAAGGTGgagaatgctaatgctaatgctagcaataaggCTGTCAAAAGGTGgcgaatgctaatgctaacactaGCGATAAGGCTGTCAAAAGGTGgagaatgctaatgctaacgctagcgaTAAGGCTGTCAAAAGGTGgagaatgctaatgctagcaataaggCTGTCAAAAGGTAgcgaatgctaatgctaacactaGCGATAAGGCTGTCAAAAGGTGgagaatgctaatgctaacgctagcgaTAAGGCTGTCAAAAGGTGgagaatgctaatgctaacgctagcgaTAAGGCTGGCCCAGTTGACTCCCTGCAGGGGCTGACTGGGAGGCTTCTGTTGAACCTCTGGGTACTGATCCGTTGTGTGTCTCCAGACTCGCCCCAGTTCGTCGCTCTGAGCCAGAACTCTCGGCTGTGGGAGCACAGCAAAGCGTCCCAGTATGCCCTGTCTCCGTCCTGGTCCTACCGGATGCCCCAGAACTTCATCCCACCGGGGAAACCCTTCATCGGCCAAGGTCAGCCATCAGTTTGACCCCTGCGGAACCAGAACCCCGTTCTGGTTCTGACATTTCGTTTCTGTCAGCAGGTTCTGTGGTTCATCCCGGTCCGAACTTCCCACTGGTTCCGCATCAAGTCCGACATCAAGTCAATCTGAATTTCATCCAGAAGAAGTGAGATCAGCGTTCTGGTCGGTCCAGATCTCTGGCGGCGTCTgaacttttaaaatgtttgtacAGTTTTTAATTTGGGCtctttattgatttgtgatACAAATGTCTGATATTTTATTGCCCCTGTTTTTGAGGGGGTCCAAAAAgtgactttattttctgtgtaaaGGAGGAAAtgtacacttttatttttctcagctGTATTCATACGTCGCTCTCCAGGACGAAGGCTTTTATTAGATGTTTGTTTAATCTGTCGCCATGGTGATGATGTAGTGCCAAACTCAGCTATAGCAAGAAAAaagggacagaaaataaaaaaaagcaaacaaacgacCGCCCTCAAATTTAATCCTTTGTCCGAGTCTAATTACCAACAGACTACAAACGCGTCGCCGACAGCCAATGAAAACAGGAGGCTGAgacacaggaagtaaacagcaaGACAGGTAGGCGTACAGAACCAGGCCGTAGCGGGTCCAGATTCTGGCTCCACATGAGGGTGGAACGTCATGGGTTGTTCGTATTTGGGTATTATTAGGACCCTACAAAACCACACCTGTACCCGGATCCACCTGGGATTAGTCTCCGGACCGGGCCTCAGACGGATCCCCGGCCCGGCCTTTCACTTCTCCCAGGAACGCTGCTATCTTCGGACACATCTGGTTCCGGTTTCTGTCCTTGATCCTTTCCAGGGTTCTGACGCTGTCGTCCCTGTAGATGGAGCGGCGAGGAATCTCTGCTGCCCTCATGTGGTATTCTATGGAAGCGTAGCTGTCCTTCCGGATGAAGTGCACGTACTTGGCGTAGTAGTTGTAGAGCATCTGCGTCCCGTCCGGATCCAGACCGCTCTCCATCAGACCCGCGTATATCCGGTCGGCTTCCGCCGGCCGGTCGGACTCCCCGTATATGTTTGCTAGATCTATTTTGATCTTCAGCGCAGACTGCGGGTAAAGACCCTCCAGGTCCCGGTGCAGCCCGACGGCTCTGATGATCATGCTGCGCTCCAGGGGATTGTCCCGATCCAGAAAGATCTTCATCTTGTAGCAGGTCGCAGCGCAGCGCTTCAGGTAACGCTCTCCCGGGTGCCTTTCCAGAAGCTCCTCGGCTAAATCGATGGCCTCGTCCAGAGACAGGTGCGCCCTGTAGAGCCGCAGTAACGGCTTGATGCCGCTGTAGCTGCTCGGGGGCGTTCTCAGGACCCTGGTGGCCAGCTTGCGCGCTGCGTCCTGCGAGCGTTCTCCTCTTTTGGCGCAGGCCTCCAGGAAGACGGCGGCGAGGTACAGGTTGTCTGGATCCCGTTCTTTGGCCAGACGCATTTTCTCCCAGAGCTCGGCCCCcagctcgccgccgccggacgGAACCACGCTGAGTAACGCTAAGACCAGGCTGCTGTTCCACTCCGCCCGCCCCGGCTGCATCCCGGTGGCTCTCCGGAAGCAGTCCGCAGCCTGCAGCTTCTGCTCTCGGCCGAACTTCATCAGGGTCCAGGCTTTTTCGGCGTAGACCTCTGGATGGAGCTCGTCCTCACACGGAGACGGGTACTCATCCAGCAGGGCGTCGGCCTTTGACAGGTAAGCCCGACTCGCTGCCCCTTCTCCCAGGTGGTGGTGCAGCCAAGCCAGGTTGCCGTAGTTCACCACCAACCAGGGACCTTCTTCCGATACGGTGTTCCTCATCTGGCGAAAGGCCTCTGCTGCCCTGCAGAAGAGAAGCCGGGCTTTATCGGTGAAGCCCAGCCGGTGTTGGACGAAGCCCTGCAGGTTGTAGATGTGACCCAGCCAGCTGTAGCCGCCCTCTGGGCCGATGTCTTCCAGCTTGTCCCCGAGACTGAGCAGTTTGGACCTGCCGGAGACCAGATCCCAGGTGAAGTGGCACTGCAGCGCCTCCAGTCTGTCCTCCATTGTTGTGTGAGCAGCACTGATGGAGAATAAAAAGTACAATCATGTGAGTATAAGCTCATGTTCTAGGCCAGGTACCGCGGGAGGTACCCCAAGAGATAACCACGGTACTGGTTCTGAaactacacccggtactgaaaCTGTACTGTACCAGTGCagtgtactgtactgtactagTGCagtgtactgtactgtacttgtactgccgTGTCAGTAAGAGGACGTGATGAAACAGAAtcgtgctaacatgctaacactcACCTCGTCATAGAGCTTCCCGCCGTCTTCCTTTCTGAAGCTCGTTTCACGGCAGCAGTAAACCTACTCATGTTTAACGGACCTTTGGACTCTGGACTTCCTGCCACCTGTCTGTCCTCGACCAGTGAGCCATGACACAGATCGAGTCTCGATTGGGAACAGGGATTGGATCTCTATTAAACATGCTTTAGTTCTTCTGTTCTAAGACACAAAGAAGTGATGAGTGGACATAAACCAACAAAGTATGTGACGTCATTGTGATGATCTCATTCCAATGGCGTCACATGACAGACAATTATTTAACAACAGACCTCCACAGTTGGTGAACTCTTCTGTGGCAGCCACCACTTTGTCATTGTGGCTCATGGAGAATGTTATAAAGTGTTGATTTTATGATAGCTTTGTTATTTTTACTCTTCTATCTATCTCTGGATGTATGAGTGAATGTTTGCTGCCAGGGACTGAATGCTATTGTAATTTCGTTGTACAAcgtataatgacaataaaatggTTATATTCTTTCTattctataaaataaatgttattactaaattaaaatgtgacgTTGACTGTAGTTTAGTAAtaacatctttattttattgatttgttaatTGTCGTCCTGCTGGCGTCAGCAGAGCGCGGAACAGCACGGAAGACCACCGAAGAAGAAGCTGCTTGGTGACGTAGTTAGTGTGCGACAGAAACAAGAAGCTGCTTGGTGACGTAGTTAGTGTGCGACAGAAACAAGAAGAAGCTGCTTGGTGACGTAGTTAGTGTGCGACAGAAACAAGAGGACGCTGCTTGGTGACGTAGTTAGTGTGCGACAGAAACAAGAAGACGCTGCTTGGTGACGTAGTTAGTGTGCGACAGAAACAGCGctgtgtttttcttcctgcGGGATTAAACCATTCACGTTAATCTCGACACCAGGTACTCGCGTTTCTCAGAAGTAATCCGTTACTTCTTCACCGGGTCTCCTCGATGATGTGACGGACcgcggttctggttctggtggaggacagacggagggaTGGAGACCTGGACCCCCAACCCCCGGGCCAAGCCGTTCGTCCCCCGCCAGCAGAGGAGCTGCTACCTCACCTGGAAGTACCGACTGAGCAACAGGCGGGCCGTCCGCCGCTGCTGTCAGGTGAGCAGAACCTCCCGGTACCGTCTCTTCTTCAGTTCTGGTTCTGAGAGGAAATGTCTTCAAGTCCGAGTCCAGTTGGGTTCCGTCAACACTGAGACCTACCAGAACCCGGCTGGCTCGGGTCTTCATGTATGGTTGAACCACTGGTCCGCTTACATTCCCTGTTTCCTAGCCGGGCCTCCCTTTGGGTTCTGTTTCCTAACCGGGCCTCCCTTTGGGTTCTGTTTCCTAACCGGGCCTCCCTTTGGGTTCTGTTTCCTAACCGGGCCTCCCTTTGGGTTCTGTTTCCTAACCGGGCCTCCCTTTGGGTTCTGTTTCCTAGCTGGGCCTCCCTTTGGGTTCTGTTTCCTAGCTGGGCCTCCCTTTGGGTTCTGTTTCCTAACCGGGCCTCCCTTTGGGTTCTGTTTCCTAACCGGGCCTCCCTTTGGGTTCTGTTTCCTAGCTGGGCCTCCCTTTGGGTTCTGTTCCCTAACCGGGCCTCCCTTTGGGTTCTGTTTCCTAACCGGGCCTGCCGTTGGGTTCTGTTCCCTAGCCGGGCCTGCCGTTGGGTTCTGTTCCCTAACCGGGCCTGCCGTTGGGTTCTGTTTCCTAACCGGGCCTGCCTTTGGGTTCTGTTTCCTAACCGGGCCTGCCGTTGGGTTCTGTTCCCTAGCCGGGCCTGCCGTTGGGTTCTGTTCCCTGACCGGGCCTGCCGTTGGGTTCTCCCCCTGCAGGCTGGAGCGGTTCTGTTCCTGCTCGTAACCGTCATCGTTAACGTCAAACTCATCTTGGACACCAGGCGAGCGGCTGACGAAGACGCAGCAGCTCAACAATACGGTGAGGAAGACGTGTGTCCGTCCCGGGTGTGACGGGCCGTCCCTCCGGGACGTCCGTCCCAGGTGTAACGACGGTCCGTCCCTCAGGGACGTCCGTCCCGGGTGCAACGGTCCGTCCCTCCGGGCtgacctgtcctctgtctcctgtAGAGAACGCTGTCCCCAACGTGGAGACCCCCCGACGGGCGGCCATTGGACACAAGGTCCTGGACATCGAGGTGTACTCGAGCCGCTCTAAAGTCTACGTGGCGGTGGACGGCACCACTGTGAGTCGCTGCCCAGTGTTTGGTTCTGGGCCCGACCCGAACCCCTAAACCTGACCCTGAACCCGAACCCTGACCCCTGAATGTTCCTTTTGACTCAGGTGTTGGAGGACGACCTGCCGGAGCAGGGCCGGGGCGTCCACGTCATCGTCCTCAACCAGGCCACTGTAagcatttcctgtctgtctcgtgggggggggggggggaggaagacgagcgagCTCACCTTCCTCCAGTTTGTGTGTGAGCTCCTCAGAGCTTCAATTGTAGGAGGTTGTTGgttcttttttctgcttttaatccaccgtgtttgtgtgtgcgtgcgtgtgcgcgtgtgcgtgtgcgtgtgtgcgtgtgtgtgcgtgtgtgcgtgtgtgcgtgtgcgtgtgcgtgtgtgtgcgtgtgtgtgtgcgtgtgtgcgtgtgcgtgtgcgtgtgtgtgcgtgcgtgtgcgtgtgtgcgtgtgcgtgtgtgcgtgtcagggTCATGTGATGGCTAAGAGGATATTTGACACGTACTCTCCTCATGAGGATGAAGCCATGATCCTCTTCGTCAACATGGTGTCCCGTGGGCGAGTGCTGATCTTCACCATCAAGGTGGGTCGCTGCTGGCGTTCGGGTTCTACgcatgttctacccgtgttTAGATCTATTCAGCACGTTCAGGTTCTACgcatgttctacccgtgttTAGATCTATTCAGTACGTTCAGGTTCTACgcatgttctacccgtgttTAGATCTATTCAGCGCGTGTTCAGGTTCTAAgcatgttctacccgtgttTAGATCTAGTCAGCGCGTGTTCAGGTTCTAAgcatgttctacccgtgttTAGATCTATTCAGCGCGTGTTCAGG
Proteins encoded in this window:
- the LOC137899575 gene encoding interferon-induced protein with tetratricopeptide repeats 2-like translates to MEDRLEALQCHFTWDLVSGRSKLLSLGDKLEDIGPEGGYSWLGHIYNLQGFVQHRLGFTDKARLLFCRAAEAFRQMRNTVSEEGPWLVVNYGNLAWLHHHLGEGAASRAYLSKADALLDEYPSPCEDELHPEVYAEKAWTLMKFGREQKLQAADCFRRATGMQPGRAEWNSSLVLALLSVVPSGGGELGAELWEKMRLAKERDPDNLYLAAVFLEACAKRGERSQDAARKLATRVLRTPPSSYSGIKPLLRLYRAHLSLDEAIDLAEELLERHPGERYLKRCAATCYKMKIFLDRDNPLERSMIIRAVGLHRDLEGLYPQSALKIKIDLANIYGESDRPAEADRIYAGLMESGLDPDGTQMLYNYYAKYVHFIRKDSYASIEYHMRAAEIPRRSIYRDDSVRTLERIKDRNRNQMCPKIAAFLGEVKGRAGDPSEARSGD